The following are encoded in a window of Euwallacea fornicatus isolate EFF26 chromosome 21, ASM4011564v1, whole genome shotgun sequence genomic DNA:
- the LOC136345874 gene encoding progestin and adipoQ receptor family member 3 yields the protein MTVTICAKTELVSGDSSDNDTCYPTCDDTSVKEMLHVHDHTDSLLEDLTPTEEEDDDNFEKETLKLCDEIYYEKARRLLSFDEAPEYMRHNSFIRSGYRGLLSTQLCKESIFWWTNETINIWSHIFGFILFISLTVYDLMILKIEAPLSDKILVGIILIFFQACMALSAIYHTFCCRSEEDCYYFLSYDLFGIALSLYGIYVSGIYYAFWCDQFLQNFYLLTVTIIFIIAMILQIPSLGINENIKIITFVSWAAYGVVPTFHWGTSMGWFESPVVNLLLPRVLGMYVISGAAFLIYITKIPERWAAGKFDFLGHSHQWWHLFVVGALYYWHNTGMIYVDFRLNHACANSMRII from the exons ATGACGGTCACCATTTGCGCAAAAACAGAGCTGGTTTCGGGGGATTCTTCGGACAACGATACCTGCTATCCAACGTGTGATGATACCTCGGTGAAG GAGATGCTTCACGTGCACGATCACACCGACTCTCTCCTTGAAGACTTGACTCCCACCGAAGAAGAAGACGatgacaattttgaaaaagaaactttaaaattatgcgATGAAATCTACTATGAAAAGGCCCGTAGGCTCTTGAGCTTCGACGAGGCTCCTGAGTACATGAGGCATAACTCTTTCATCAGGAGTGGATATCGAGGGTTATTGTCTACCCAGTTGTGTAAAGAAAG taTTTTCTGGTGGACTAATGAGACCATAAACATCTGGTCACACATCTTCGGATTTATCCTCTTCATTAGCCTCACGGTGTACGATTTAATGATACTGAAGATAGAGGCGCCTTTGAGCGACAAAATTCTGGTGGGGATTATCCTGATTTTCTTCCAG GCTTGCATGGCCTTGTCGGCCATTTACCACACATTTTGCTGCCGCTCTGAGGAGGATTGTTACTATTTTTTGTCATATGACTTATTTGGAATTGCCTTGTCTCTGTATGGAATTTATGTGTCTGGAATTTACTATGCCTTCTGGTGCGATCAG TTTCTGCAGAACTTCTACTTGCTCACAGTGACGATAATCTTCATCATAGCCATGATCCTGCAAATCCCCAGCCTGGGAATCAACGAAAACATCAAAATCATAACCTTCGTATCCTGGGCTGCCTACGGCGTGGTCCCTACCTTCCACTGGGGCACCAGCATGGGCTGGTTCGAAAGCCCGGTCGTGAAC CTATTGCTGCCCAGAGTGCTGGGCATGTACGTTATCAGCGGAGCCGCTTTTTTGATATACATAACGAAGATTCCGGAAAGATGGGCAGCCGGAAAGTTTGACTTCCTGGGCCACTCGCACCAGTGGTGGCATCTTTTCGTGGTCGGAGCGTTGTATTATTGGCATAACACCGGGATGATTTACGTCGATTTTAGATTGAATCATGCCTGTGCCAATAGCATGAGGATAATATAG